A stretch of the Cuculus canorus isolate bCucCan1 chromosome 15, bCucCan1.pri, whole genome shotgun sequence genome encodes the following:
- the TMC7 gene encoding transmembrane channel-like protein 7 isoform X2, translating to MKQKIADRTMKEKLRIYSLRIFINIIVIAVLSGCFYSIYRATVFSQENSNDISSMNFQANLLVQYLPSIVITLANFVAPQIFSFLIRFEDYSPAFEIRLTLMRCVFVRLANIGVLLFSLWSQISYCATVECKACGYNYELYPCWESQVGQEMYKLMIFDFIIIFAVTLFLDFPRKLLVTHCSCKLVQWCGLQEFGISDNVLEIIYGQTICWIGTFFSPLLPAIATIKYFIIFYIKKISLIHTCKPASRPVRASSSNFFFLVVLLIGLVLAFIPLGISIAQIPSSKACGPFRNFNTSWAVVPATVLGFPAGLQQVLYGITSEAFAVPFFMVICLVMVYFIALAGAHKRVVEQLREQLVMESRDKQFLIRKIAEAQRHP from the exons atgaagcaaaaaaTAGCTGACAggacaatgaaagaaaagctaCGCATCTACTCCCTgagaatatttataaatattattgttattgcAGTTTTGTCAGGATGTTTCTACTCTATCTATAGAGCAACTGTCTTCTCTCAAGAAAACTCCAAT GATATCAGCAGTATGAACTTCCAGGCTAATCTCCTGGTGCAGTATTTGCCTTCCATTGTGATCACATTGGCCAACTTCGTTGCTCCTCAGATCTTCTCATTTCTGATCAGATTTGAAGATTATTCACCGGCCTTTGAAATTAGGCTGACATTGATGag GTGTGTCTTCGTGCGGTTGGCCAATATTGGTGTTCTCTTGTTCTCGCTGTGGAGTCAGATCTCCTACTGTGCCACTGTCGAGTGTAAAGCCTGTGGGTACAATTACGAACTCTATCCT TGTTGGGAGTCTCAAGTTGGGCAAGAAATGTATAAGCTGATgatatttgattttattataatatttgCTGTGACCCTGTTTTTGGACTTTCCTAGAAA GTTGTTAGTTACTCATTGCTCTTGCAAGCTAGTTCAGTGGTGTGGATTGCAGGAATTTGGAATTTCTGACAATGTCCTGGAAATCATTTATGGGCAGACTATCTGCTGGATCGGAACCTTCTTTTCACCACTTCTCCCTGCGATAGCAACTATAAAATACTTCATCatcttttacattaaaaag aTCAGTTTGATACACACATGTAAACCTGCATCTAGGCCTGTCAGAGCATCGAGTtccaattttttcttcttggtggTACTGTTGATTGGGCTCGTCTTGGCTTTTATTCCTTTGGGAATCAGCATAGCACA aatcccctcctccAAGGCGTGTGGGCCATTCAGGAATTTTAACACTTCATGGGCAGTTGTTCCAGCTACAGTACTCGGGTTTCCGGCAGGTCTGCAGCAGGTCCTTTATGGCATAACATCAGAAGCCTTTGCCGTGCCTTTTTTTATGGTCATTTG CCTTGTTATGGTCTATTTTATTGCCTTGGCGGGAGCACACAAGCGGGTGGttgagcagctgagggaacaaCTGGTTATG GAGAGTCGTGACAAGCAGTTTCTAATCAGAAAGATAGCAGAAGCTCAAAGGCATccttaa